From a single Methanofollis sp. W23 genomic region:
- a CDS encoding RNA methyltransferase, producing MPEVEIVLVQPLYEGNIGFAARVMKNFGFTRLVLVDPCEIGDDAIARSSHARDVLEHAERKSLEEVFAESDLVVATTGELSKSVCTSMRMPYYAPNELREILSDVDGRVSILFGRENWGLNNEEVSRCDLICTIPTSEIYPIMNLSHAVGIVCYELAHLPRGTYRVAGKTEREALIDHFGTFLARIDHPDFKRQNTLLMLRRIFGRTALTTREVSTLHGILRRAEWHIDHDMPRQGTP from the coding sequence GAGGTCGAGATCGTTCTGGTCCAACCCCTCTACGAAGGGAATATCGGTTTTGCGGCGCGGGTGATGAAGAACTTCGGGTTCACCCGCCTCGTCCTCGTCGACCCCTGCGAGATCGGAGACGACGCCATCGCCCGCTCCTCGCATGCCCGCGACGTCCTGGAACACGCCGAAAGAAAGAGCCTGGAAGAAGTCTTTGCAGAGAGCGACCTGGTCGTGGCCACGACCGGCGAACTCTCCAAGTCGGTCTGCACCTCGATGCGGATGCCCTATTATGCGCCGAACGAACTACGCGAGATCCTCAGCGATGTCGACGGACGGGTGAGCATCCTCTTCGGGCGGGAAAACTGGGGACTGAACAACGAGGAGGTCTCACGCTGCGACCTCATCTGCACCATCCCGACCTCTGAGATCTACCCGATCATGAACCTCTCCCACGCCGTGGGTATCGTCTGCTATGAACTCGCCCACCTCCCCCGCGGCACCTACCGGGTCGCGGGCAAGACCGAGCGCGAGGCCCTCATCGATCACTTCGGGACATTTCTTGCGCGCATCGACCACCCAGACTTCAAACGACAGAACACCCTGCTGATGCTGCGCCGGATCTTCGGGCGGACGGCACTGACCACCCGTGAGGTCTCAACCCTCCACGGCATCCTCCGCAGGGCTGAGTGGCACATCGACCACGACATGCCCAGGCAGGGAACACCTTAA